A genomic window from Lotus japonicus ecotype B-129 chromosome 1, LjGifu_v1.2 includes:
- the LOC130731879 gene encoding uncharacterized protein LOC130731879 — MVTTTILGTIVRWEIVLSRPAEDRLWETDSSGVRRVYVGDAELLGRDRSGTVVERQILRDGTVVLPHPPARFHQTTVDEEEEDHSEDTTVESRLVEEEEAVESSPPEAKSGVCAQHIPGRPKCFRVGPRKSVIKLEQSKKRARGARADVLERDQD, encoded by the coding sequence atggtgaccACCACGATATTGGGGACTATCGTGAGATGGGAGATCGTTCTGAGTAGGCCAGCGGAAGACCGGCTCTGGGAGACCGACAGTTCCGGAGTCCGGAGAGTCTACGTCGGCGATGCGGAGCTCTTAGGGAGGGACAGATCTGGGACGGTTGTGGAGAGGCAGATCCTTAGGGATGGGACTGTTGTGCTGCCACATCCTCCCGCTAGGTTTCATCAGACTACAGTGgacgaggaggaagaagatcatTCGGAGGACACTACAGTGGAGTCACGGTTggttgaggaggaggaggcagtgGAGTCTTCACCACCAGAGGCCAAGTCGGGAGTCTGTGCGCAACATATACCTGGGCGTCCAAAGTGCTTTAGAGTGGGACCTCGGAAGAGCGTGATAAAGCTGGAGCAGTCTAAGAAGAGAGCGCGTGGAGCGAGAGCTGATGTTCTGGAGCGGGATCAGGATTAG
- the LOC130737287 gene encoding uncharacterized protein LOC130737287, with protein MQRGAVEDERAIFQRPSEHMKSHLKPLFVWAKVEDKGVNKVLVDGGAAINLMPRFMLKKLGKTEANLISHDMVLSDYEGKTSTSMGAIMLNITVGTVSRSTLFIVVPSMANYNLLLGREWIHGVGAVPSTLHQRISIWKTDGVVENVQADQSYYLAEAGYVNKKNFEKN; from the coding sequence ATGCAGAGAGGAGCTGTCGAGGATGAGAGGGCTATTTTCCAAAGGCCTTCAGAGCACATGAAGAGTCACTTGAAGCCTTTATTTGTATGGGCAAAAGTGGAAGACAAAGGTGTCAACAAGGTTCTAGTCGACGGTGGAGCTGCCATTAACTTAATGCCTAGGTTCATGCTGAAGAAGTTGGGCAAAACAGAAGCAAATCTAATTTCTCATGACATGGTCTTGTCAGACTATGAAGGCAAGACAAGCACCTCCATGGGTgcaattatgttgaacataactGTAGGAACAGTAAGCAGATCTACTCTTTTTATTGTTGTGCCCTCAATGGCCAACTACAATTTGTTGCTGGGCAGAGAATGGATCCATGGAGTAGGGGCAGTGCCATCTACCTTGCATCAAAGAATCTCCATTTGGAAAACAGATGGAGTAGTCGAGAATGTACAAGCAGACCAGAGCTATTACCTAGCGGAAGCAGGCTATGTCAATAAAAAGAACTTTGAGAAGAATTAG